The DNA sequence CGTGTTTTGCAGTGTCCAAATACACCCAAGTTCCCACAATTCTTGGACGAACAGAATCCGCAGTCGCCTGCGCACTTACCATTTTTGCATAATTGTCTTCAAATTTCTGGACAACACTTTGCGCTCTAAACACAAAATCTATGCTGAGAAAACTGTCGATTACCGCGACAATCGAGTCCGCGTCAAATTTCTGAAGACCTCTGAAATCACTTTCCGCTCTTGCCGCCAAAGCATTACGTCTTGCAACAACTCGCGGTTTTAATTCGGAAAGCGAATTTTCCAAATACTTTTCCGCGCGTTCTACCGCCTCAAGCGCGACGTTCATATTTCTCATCGCGTTGTCGTTGCGATTTCTGTTTCTGTCCAACTGCGCGGTGGTGAACGCCATTCTGATAGGCGTAATTAAAGAATCGGGCAACCCCTTCTGTTCAAGCGCCTGAAATCGCTCCTGAACATTCGATGACAAATCGTCAAAAGATTGGCAACCCGCCAAAAAAAGCGCCGCCAAAACAAAAACACCTAAAAAATACTTCATTACAACACTCCTTATTTATTGTATTTATTTGATTTACTACAACAAATATACGATATTTTCGCACAAATTGCGCAGTTTTTTTACAAAAACAACATTTTTTCATTTTTTTATGATTTTATGTTTTGCAATATAGTATATTATCGACGAATTAGTAGGAGAGTTGCTTAAAATGCTAAATAAGTATTATTGGACTAGGATTTTCCTGTGCGCGATTTTGAGCTTTACGCTTGTTTTTTCGCAAACAGATGGGCGAATAGACGGTTTAACAATGCGTACACCCGACATAAGTGTGTCTTTGGGGCTGGGGTTTAACTACGACTACTTGCGTTCGCCGCTTAATGTCAGTTTTGATAACGCCAGAGGGTTTTATTCGGTTAATATTCCGATAAGGTTTGCGCCCGGCGACGATATTATGGACGAAATTTTTGACGGCGTATCAATGCCTTTCACCGACAACGAGCGTTTCATTCCGCAATTTTCCGCGCGACAATTTGCAAACACCACTATAAGAGTAGATGTGCCGATGCTCGGCGGCGTCTGTTCGTTTTCACACATGAACGTTATGTCGCTTCGATACGAAAACAGAACGGGAATTCCGAGTTTTCTGTTTAATACCGCCGATATGGAAGATCCTATGGATGACGGCATAAATATGATTATGCGCGGAATGATAAATACCCCCATAGACTTTTCTTTAGGATGGGAAGCGATGACTTTCGGCTATGTTTACAGGCTTAATGACCTCTTTATGTTCGGACTTAGCCTGCACAGACACAGATTTCACTTCAACTTATCAGGAAACCTTGACGTTGATATTAACGGAACGGTGGAAGCGGAAGTAGATAATTTTCGTAATGAAATTGAAATTTACTACTCACTCAGAAACCCGATAATGGGCGAATATTCTTTGGAGCGCTGGTCGCCGACTTTCGCCGCAAGAATATGGAATTTCGACATTATGGCAAGAATTATGTTTAAAGACAGAGCAAAAGGCAGTTTGCGGGCAAATTACTCACTGCCGTTTTTTGTTGACCCTTCAAACTTTAATCTGACGGGTGATTTGGACGATATGAATTTTATAATTGACAACATAACAAACGGCAACTTTATGTCCAACGAGCAAACAAGCGTAAAACTGCAAACAAATGAAAGCATCAGATGGGAATTGCCGCACGTTCTGACATTGAAATACAACATCGTCCCCGAAAGCGAATATAGAAATATGTCTCTTTCGCTTTCGTATTCTAAATTTATAGGAAGAGCGCATTTGGGACTTACCGACCCCAATATGGGCATTATAAACGGTGATGACAGGGTAGAGTTCTTGGAAGACGGGCTTGATTTCCGCACATCCCTCCGATTAGACCATCTTATATTGGCGAGCGCAAGGTTTGGTTGGTTTTTCGGCACATTGGGAATAGTATCGCTTGATATTGACTTTAACGAAGAGAAAAACATACTCAGAAACAACACTAACGAAGTTTTTCTCATTCCTTACGGAAGAGGAGCGATGTTGCCGATACTTTCGGGCGGCGGAATAATAGGAACAAATCTGCAACTTATGCTGGAACTTAATTTGTTGCCTTTGCCTGCATTTAAAACCGGCTTGGTCTATAATTTTTGAAAAACGGAGAATTTGAAATGAAGAATTTTTTTACTAAATTTTTTGCACTGATTTCGGTTTTTACCGCAATATCTTTTGCACAGCATACGTTTCCGATAACAAGTTTTCCGACTTGGGTCATCGTTGAATCAGAAATGCCGACAATCACTTTGAAGTTTCCCGATTTCGGAAACCAATTTACATACCTTATTCGTTTCTCGCGAAACCCAAGCGGTGCAGTTGTCGCAAATTATGCCGATTCGATACGGATACAGGACGCAGGCGTATCAACAAGCGTAGAAAACGGCATTCGCGAAATAACCTTTCACCCCAAAGATATTCCGAATTTCAGAGCCGGTATAAACTATTTAATAGTACACGCAAGACCTATAAGCGGCAATACAGGGATAACCGATGAGATTTCTAACGAAGTTAAAATTATACTCGCGCACACCGAACAAAACAGAAATTTGCAAATCGACGGCAGAGTCAGCGGAGCCATTGCGTCAAGTACAACGCCGAGACTTTCTTGGACAAAACCTGCGGGCGTTCCGTTTTCGCACGTTGTTTTATCTGACGAAGAAATAAAAATAGGCACAGACGCCAACGGAAACTTGTCGGTTGAAAACATTGAGGGTATTTCAATGATTTGGCAGGCAATCACAAGAGACAACAGCATCGTTTACGGCGAACCCGACCCGTCGGGAATTTTTGCCTCCGCTCCCCCGCCGCTATCCCCCGGAAAAAGGTACTCGTGGTTCGTGTTTAACAACTACGGAAACAATCCCGCATATACTTCGGCGGGTATGGCGTTGCCTGCGTTTTTCAGTGTTCCGGGGCAATTAAGACCTATACCGCAAGGCATCTTTCCCGAGGAAGACCAACTTATAAGACACACAGACAGAGACGAACACTCCGACAGTATCGGCAGAATTACTTTCAAATGGACAAATTTAGACCCTAACGCTCTTCTTTACAGAGTTTTTCTTTACACTGAGGCAGAGATGGATGAAATAAGCGCACAAGTGCTTATTTGGAGCGGCGAAGTAATGGCTGGACAATTTAAAGATACTGCTTTTCTTACAATGACCGCCGCAAATATTTTGAGTGAAAACAAATATACTTGGCGGGTTGTTGCAATGTATCCGAACGGAACAGGGCAGGCAGGCGAATTGAATACTTTCAGATATTCCGCGCCGTCAGGACAGATAGTAGTAAGAACGTTTGAAGAAATGCAGTCCGGCAGTCAACGATTTGTGCAAAATTTAGCGCTCGCCCAAATTGACTTAGAAGTTTTGGACGGCTCACTCGAAGAAACCGTTTTGTTTTTCACCGACAATAACGGCTGGGGCGAAAGAGTAAGAAGTATCGGAAGAATGAGAATTACAGCGAAAAAAGACGGCTATGAAAGCGCAAGCCAAATTATACAAGTGCACGAAGGTGGTGATTGGAAGCGACCTGATGGCGTCAACTGGATAAACGGTTGGGGAGCTGAGCCGACAGAAGTTAATCTTTTCCTCCGCAGACCTTTTTCATCGATTTTCGGAAGAGTTGTCGATTCCGTGAGCCGCGCACCCGTAAACTTGGCTAATATTACCGCTGTCTCGGACAACGGCGATACCGTAAGAACACAATCGCTTCCCGACGGAAATTTTGTGCTTAACTGCGGAAGTGGCGATTGGACAGTAATCGTCAGCAGACAAGGCTTTATGAACTCCGCTCCCCGCCGAATAAATCTGCGAGACGGACAAAACGAACCTTTCGGCGATGTCTTAATCGAAAGAATAAACAACACTCTTTCGGGAACCGTCCAAAACGAAGACGGGCAACCGATTACAGGTGCAACTGTTAGAGTATTCAACACTGACAGAGTAGAAGTAGCGGCATTACTTTCAACTCCGAGCGACGGCAGATTTTCGTTTGCGCTCGCTACAGGCAGATACATACTTGCAGTAAATAAATCGGGACTTGCTCCTCGTGAAACGGAAATTGAGTTTTCATCATCTCAAAACAGAGTAGTTGTGCTTGAAAGAGGCGCGGCAATGCTTTCGGGAACTCTTTACGGCATAAGTTGGATAGGAAATCAGCAAGTAAGAGCCGCGCTAACAAACGCGAGAGTGGAAATTATAGACCCTACAAAACACACAGACAGCAACACAGTTGCAGTCGGCGCAACTGACAGAGTTTACGGAACATTCAGCATAACTGTGCCCGTTCCCGAAAGCGCGACAACGCAATACAGAATGCGATTTTCTGCCGAGGGCTTCAACAGCGATAGCGTCAACACAAATGCGCCAGACGGCATAAGAGATGGCTTCACCCACACGCAAAATTTTGAAATTAGCGCGTTTGCAAGCATTAACGGGCAAGTAATCCCCGCGACAGGTCTCTCGCCACAAGGTGTTTCTGTCTCACTTGTTGGAGCAAACAACTCCGCTTTGGTAAGAACAGACAATAACGGAAATTTCTCGTTTTTCAGAGTTCCCAACGGAGATTACACGCTTTCTGCAAGCGGTCAAAGACAAACAATGGATAACGCCACACTCATAACAGAAAGCGGAAATATAACAAGTACCACCGTAAAAATAAAAAACGGAAGATTTATTACAAACGACGGTGCATATATTTCGGAAGTAAACATTAGCACCAAAGAAGCAAACGCAACAATAGTTTGGACTGCTCCTAATGTAAACAGACCGACAGGCGACGATAGTTCCACAATTTCATTTACCGTGTTTTCGCCACTTGTCAGAACATTGGAAAACGGGGTACTAAATTATGCGGCGGC is a window from the Chitinivibrionia bacterium genome containing:
- a CDS encoding carboxypeptidase-like regulatory domain-containing protein, which gives rise to MKNFFTKFFALISVFTAISFAQHTFPITSFPTWVIVESEMPTITLKFPDFGNQFTYLIRFSRNPSGAVVANYADSIRIQDAGVSTSVENGIREITFHPKDIPNFRAGINYLIVHARPISGNTGITDEISNEVKIILAHTEQNRNLQIDGRVSGAIASSTTPRLSWTKPAGVPFSHVVLSDEEIKIGTDANGNLSVENIEGISMIWQAITRDNSIVYGEPDPSGIFASAPPPLSPGKRYSWFVFNNYGNNPAYTSAGMALPAFFSVPGQLRPIPQGIFPEEDQLIRHTDRDEHSDSIGRITFKWTNLDPNALLYRVFLYTEAEMDEISAQVLIWSGEVMAGQFKDTAFLTMTAANILSENKYTWRVVAMYPNGTGQAGELNTFRYSAPSGQIVVRTFEEMQSGSQRFVQNLALAQIDLEVLDGSLEETVLFFTDNNGWGERVRSIGRMRITAKKDGYESASQIIQVHEGGDWKRPDGVNWINGWGAEPTEVNLFLRRPFSSIFGRVVDSVSRAPVNLANITAVSDNGDTVRTQSLPDGNFVLNCGSGDWTVIVSRQGFMNSAPRRINLRDGQNEPFGDVLIERINNTLSGTVQNEDGQPITGATVRVFNTDRVEVAALLSTPSDGRFSFALATGRYILAVNKSGLAPRETEIEFSSSQNRVVVLERGAAMLSGTLYGISWIGNQQVRAALTNARVEIIDPTKHTDSNTVAVGATDRVYGTFSITVPVPESATTQYRMRFSAEGFNSDSVNTNAPDGIRDGFTHTQNFEISAFASINGQVIPATGLSPQGVSVSLVGANNSALVRTDNNGNFSFFRVPNGDYTLSASGQRQTMDNATLITESGNITSTTVKIKNGRFITNDGAYISEVNISTKEANATIVWTAPNVNRPTGDDSSTISFTVFSPLVRTLENGVLNYAAADVNYLLRATSSNPHIITLLERAFIFESSDFVNDIANPTVNMPFRYEHDKTTTTTNNNTTATNIEINVGNLQGANIISAEVVSRIRGERDSTITAAAQIQIGATTISFAIPHTSTGINIEYYFVIRTSEGRYSNATFPFSRRVPANPNIITRMELLPNTGGDALVLPLNGRIEIAVKAFYGANFSLIENLNANDFTFSSDNNIIGIQRTSTGAVISGNRAGNAILTVSLNRSSSFRTADDSDSTRTLTVAIEVTNSAVATISAFLQSTPENPNFILNNERVIFGIDARDGDGNQVNITPRWIIRPREAGDIIAASGEFIPKPNFIGRVHITAEINSRIRHEFSLGNERGVLIGYTHIYNAPVAGTAPRSAGTTVVSNLRESGRAELLFPVSATGTPTTLLLNNPDIQNSVMRSVENIDTNDRSRRQIISDIIEIRRHIGENLDTADVKLRLVVPQIYHRSVNANNVSIAIWDAANLRWEYRNPTPDDREGLLRAPKATYSDENNEKSLTIPIGGLINDLNTFRVAVVADGLSSGADISIRPNPFSPFVSPMSDFYHITGMNGDVKGACIIITPKGSGNTNYNPSAQVSIFNAEGTMIYNVKLEGLISGQSYYLFWDGRMQLSRTVEFEGGIHPNTALWLRGNEGSPLARNGRYFVNVTIDDGRRLHRQTREIILFK